A single genomic interval of Desulfitibacter alkalitolerans DSM 16504 harbors:
- a CDS encoding SLC13 family permease, whose amino-acid sequence MLSEMELVFMILIVTTICFLLPRFRSDLVALCSLLALYLAGLLTVPEALSGFSNNVVIMIAALFIVGEGVFQTGLAQKAGNLLVKWTGNSEFKMMVFMMLVVAVLSGFISNTGTVAILLPVVVSLSRQMHLHPGKLLMPLAFASSMGGALTLIGTAPNLIARQSLIANGYGALTFFAFTPVGLIILLAGIAYLWFIGRKWLNKPHEKDPKASGAFNLKELLEQYKIGPNIHHIQVPKGHNIIGKKLKELGWPNKYDVTVLEILKKDGEGRFPFAAGTVPRQLTADPNYLLEAEDILLVYTAEASINRFIKETGVEKLVLTSPGQLQLKETNIAEVILTPQSRLINQSLKDVHFRDKYGLTVLSIKRQYQEPRLPSRDDELHYGDAMLVYGKWKDIDLLSKEKSDMVVLRHATHPPEPANQSLRSAVAGAILLWMLLMLVFEWLPAVITVVITALLMILTGSVRHTDQAYRSINWQTVVLIACMLPMATALEKTGGVAFMSDKLITSLGAVGPLAVLAGLYVITSIFSQFISNTATAVLLFPVAILSAQEMGVSPVPMVMAVAYSASMAFATPVATPPNAMVMAAGKYTFSDFMRVGVPLQIIIGLIAVLVVPMFFPF is encoded by the coding sequence ATGTTATCTGAAATGGAATTGGTTTTTATGATTCTGATAGTTACTACAATATGTTTTTTGCTTCCTCGTTTTCGGTCAGACCTGGTTGCCTTGTGTTCACTACTGGCCTTATATCTAGCTGGACTGCTAACTGTGCCTGAGGCCCTTTCTGGCTTTTCTAATAATGTGGTAATAATGATAGCAGCACTATTTATTGTAGGAGAGGGAGTATTTCAAACTGGTCTAGCTCAAAAAGCCGGGAATTTGCTGGTTAAATGGACTGGAAACAGTGAATTCAAAATGATGGTTTTCATGATGCTGGTGGTAGCCGTTTTAAGCGGTTTTATCAGCAATACGGGAACGGTAGCCATACTGCTGCCGGTTGTTGTGAGCTTAAGCAGGCAGATGCATCTCCATCCCGGAAAGCTTTTAATGCCCCTTGCCTTTGCCAGCAGCATGGGTGGGGCATTAACGTTAATTGGAACAGCTCCAAACCTTATTGCCAGGCAAAGCTTAATTGCCAATGGCTATGGAGCCTTAACTTTTTTTGCTTTTACTCCTGTGGGCCTGATAATTCTTTTAGCAGGCATAGCCTATCTATGGTTTATTGGGCGAAAATGGTTAAATAAACCCCATGAAAAAGATCCTAAAGCCTCAGGTGCATTCAATCTTAAAGAATTGTTGGAACAATATAAAATAGGGCCCAATATTCACCACATCCAGGTGCCAAAGGGTCATAATATTATTGGTAAAAAGCTAAAGGAGCTGGGATGGCCTAACAAATACGATGTAACTGTCCTTGAGATATTAAAAAAAGACGGGGAAGGTCGCTTCCCCTTTGCTGCAGGTACTGTTCCGCGCCAGCTGACAGCAGATCCAAACTATTTACTTGAGGCAGAAGATATTTTACTTGTCTACACAGCTGAGGCTTCCATAAATAGATTTATTAAAGAAACAGGTGTTGAGAAATTAGTGCTGACTTCTCCGGGACAACTGCAGCTCAAGGAAACAAATATAGCAGAGGTTATTTTAACTCCCCAGTCCCGATTAATTAACCAATCATTAAAAGATGTTCACTTTAGAGACAAATATGGTCTGACAGTTTTGTCAATAAAACGTCAATATCAAGAACCAAGACTCCCATCTAGGGATGATGAGCTTCATTATGGTGACGCAATGCTTGTCTATGGTAAATGGAAGGACATTGACCTGTTATCTAAAGAAAAAAGTGATATGGTTGTACTCAGACATGCAACTCATCCTCCGGAGCCAGCGAACCAATCTCTCCGTTCTGCAGTTGCCGGAGCTATTCTTTTATGGATGCTGCTAATGTTGGTTTTTGAGTGGCTGCCTGCAGTAATAACTGTAGTAATTACTGCTCTGCTCATGATTTTAACAGGAAGTGTTAGGCATACAGATCAAGCTTATCGCTCAATAAACTGGCAGACTGTTGTACTCATAGCCTGTATGCTGCCCATGGCTACAGCCCTAGAAAAAACCGGTGGCGTGGCTTTTATGTCTGATAAGCTAATTACCTCCCTGGGTGCAGTTGGTCCGTTAGCTGTACTAGCAGGGCTTTATGTCATTACCTCTATTTTTAGTCAATTCATAAGCAACACGGCCACAGCAGTTCTGCTATTTCCAGTGGCAATTTTAAGTGCTCAAGAAATGGGAGTAAGCCCGGTACCAATGGTCATGGCAGTGGCATACTCTGCCAGCATGGCTTTTGCTACACCTGTAGCCACCCCACCTAATGCCATGGTTATGGCAGCTGGTAAATATACATTTTCTGATTTTATGAGGGTAGGGGTTCCACTACAGATTATCATAGGGTTAATTGCAGTCCTGGTAGTGCCCATGTTTTTCCCCTTCTAG
- the lgt gene encoding prolipoprotein diacylglyceryl transferase: MVLDPIAFEIGPIAVRWYGILISTGVALGILLAYKECIRQRIDPDHILTISIFALPAAFIGARLYYVIFRWGEYYRFHPEEIIAIWHGGLAIHGGVIGGVLAGYFVVRKYKLNFWKMADIVAPSIILGQAIGRWGNYFNQEAYGYPTDLPWAMFIDGAYRHPTFLYEFIWNMGVFAYLIYRRYQPGVKQGELFTSYFILYSLGRVIIESFRTDSLMIGPLRTAQVISLALIAAGILIYYFKVRNAPRYNIK, from the coding sequence ATGGTTTTGGATCCAATAGCTTTTGAAATAGGGCCTATAGCAGTTAGGTGGTATGGAATTTTAATAAGTACAGGTGTTGCATTAGGTATTTTGCTGGCATATAAGGAATGTATCAGGCAAAGGATTGACCCTGATCATATACTTACAATTTCCATATTTGCTTTGCCTGCAGCTTTTATTGGTGCTCGGCTTTATTATGTTATCTTTCGCTGGGGTGAGTACTATCGTTTTCATCCGGAAGAGATAATAGCCATCTGGCATGGAGGACTGGCTATACATGGTGGTGTAATTGGAGGTGTGCTTGCCGGGTATTTTGTTGTCCGAAAATATAAATTAAACTTCTGGAAAATGGCTGATATTGTTGCTCCAAGTATAATACTAGGTCAGGCTATTGGCAGATGGGGAAACTATTTTAACCAGGAAGCCTATGGTTATCCTACTGATCTGCCCTGGGCAATGTTTATTGATGGAGCATATAGACATCCCACCTTTTTGTATGAGTTTATATGGAACATGGGGGTTTTTGCATATTTAATATATCGCAGATATCAGCCGGGAGTAAAGCAGGGAGAACTGTTTACAAGCTATTTTATACTTTATTCTTTAGGAAGAGTAATAATTGAGTCCTTTCGTACCGACAGCCTGATGATTGGGCCTCTAAGGACAGCACAGGTAATCAGCCTGGCATTAATTGCTGCAGGGATTTTGATTTATTATTTTAAAGTGAGAAATGCACCAAGGTATAATATAAAATAG
- a CDS encoding DUF3794 and LysM peptidoglycan-binding domain-containing protein, with product MPMDLIDVQRRLLKVQNVVGEDTQQVKVLNEIAFPVQIRKIWDTMAEVRDVEINVIKDKVIVEGIIHKQIFYVSDENRIVDGIKYQKGEVFELSVDEPFIAHVDIPGTRPGFHVQVATRIEFIGYDEIKPIQPKPKPHSEGEAMHHPHPKPEPARNLWRQTLILEVFVKVTETVQMEVVVDVVAPELDLEVIKELLKVQSVVGEDENQVSVVRDIEFDRRVKKIRNIQTKIENVTTKIVPDKIIVEGVLHKQIFYVEQNTNKVFEQTVRESFTAFVDVPGARPGHTVQVTVEVEFVDIDLRNGNAHEGFRSGRQTAVLAVFAKVTEELQIDVVVDVIGDVDVFKELLKVESVIAEDSKQVTVKNDVALMRPAKKIAETDATVNINFTETKIINDKVIVVGEVKKQIYYVDLCTGGVFEQGVVEKFTTFVDLPGARPGMNLHITGEVEFVEFAPPKYPEDVCKLFEWSKFDPEKFPWKQTAVVQVFVKVTETLQLDVVTDVVAVEPTPTPTPTPAPTECPPGSTITIYYIQKGDTLFKLAQKYNTTVDAILALNPGIDPKNLQVGQRIKICVFKPLG from the coding sequence ATGCCAATGGACCTTATTGATGTTCAAAGAAGACTGCTAAAGGTTCAAAATGTGGTCGGGGAAGATACTCAACAGGTAAAGGTACTAAATGAAATAGCTTTTCCCGTTCAAATTAGAAAAATATGGGACACAATGGCCGAAGTGAGAGACGTAGAAATAAATGTAATAAAGGATAAGGTTATAGTGGAAGGTATTATCCACAAGCAAATTTTCTATGTTTCTGATGAAAATAGAATAGTAGATGGAATTAAGTATCAAAAGGGAGAAGTTTTTGAGCTATCAGTTGATGAACCATTTATTGCCCATGTTGACATACCAGGTACAAGGCCCGGCTTCCATGTTCAGGTGGCAACAAGAATTGAGTTTATAGGGTATGATGAAATTAAGCCAATCCAGCCAAAGCCTAAACCACACTCCGAAGGTGAGGCCATGCATCATCCCCATCCTAAGCCAGAACCAGCGCGCAATCTCTGGAGACAGACATTAATCTTAGAAGTGTTTGTAAAAGTTACAGAAACAGTTCAAATGGAGGTAGTAGTAGATGTAGTAGCACCAGAACTGGACCTTGAAGTAATCAAGGAATTGCTGAAGGTTCAAAGTGTAGTTGGAGAAGATGAAAATCAGGTTTCAGTTGTACGGGATATTGAATTTGATAGACGAGTCAAGAAAATTAGAAACATCCAAACAAAAATTGAAAATGTGACAACTAAAATTGTTCCTGACAAGATTATTGTTGAAGGAGTTTTACACAAGCAAATATTTTATGTGGAGCAAAATACTAATAAGGTTTTTGAACAGACTGTCAGAGAAAGCTTTACTGCTTTTGTGGATGTTCCTGGTGCACGTCCCGGCCACACAGTTCAAGTCACCGTTGAAGTTGAATTTGTTGACATCGATTTACGTAATGGCAATGCACACGAGGGCTTCAGAAGTGGAAGGCAGACTGCAGTTTTAGCAGTATTTGCCAAGGTCACAGAAGAGCTGCAAATTGATGTGGTAGTTGATGTAATTGGAGACGTTGATGTATTTAAGGAGTTACTGAAGGTAGAAAGTGTAATTGCCGAGGACAGCAAACAGGTTACAGTGAAAAATGATGTTGCCTTAATGAGACCAGCCAAGAAAATAGCTGAAACAGATGCTACAGTTAATATTAACTTTACTGAAACCAAGATAATAAATGACAAGGTCATTGTGGTAGGAGAGGTTAAAAAGCAAATTTACTATGTGGATCTCTGTACAGGAGGGGTTTTTGAACAGGGTGTAGTAGAGAAATTTACAACCTTTGTTGATTTGCCAGGTGCCCGACCAGGTATGAATCTGCATATTACAGGCGAAGTAGAGTTTGTTGAATTTGCTCCCCCAAAATATCCTGAGGATGTATGTAAGTTATTTGAATGGAGTAAATTTGACCCTGAAAAATTTCCATGGAAGCAAACAGCCGTTGTTCAGGTGTTCGTAAAAGTAACTGAGACCCTTCAGCTGGATGTTGTAACAGATGTGGTGGCTGTTGAACCAACTCCAACGCCTACACCAACACCAGCACCTACAGAATGCCCGCCAGGATCAACTATTACAATCTATTATATTCAAAAGGGAGATACCCTATTTAAGCTGGCCCAGAAATATAATACCACAGTTGATGCCATTTTAGCCCTTAATCCGGGAATAGACCCCAAAAATCTGCAGGTTGGCCAGAGAATTAAAATATGTGTTTTTAAACCGCTGGGTTAA
- a CDS encoding FMN-binding glutamate synthase family protein — MSFSKGINASAATKTRLRTKDSYCPYSGMCTNCLDGCPGYCEIGKSAVRGKELLYPSPFGKITSASEKDYPVDYSHFNIMGTAIGAHGIEADSDKAIFPAVDLTTTIGSTDGKKLNLDLPIVVAAMGSTDVAANNWDHLAAGCAISGVGIAIGENVCGMDPNLVLENGRVKHSPNLEKRVKDFQKWSTDKGFIAVQANVEDTRLGVQEYALEKLGVEAVEIKWGQGAKDIGGEVKLNSLERALELYARGYIVLPNPTDPTVQMAFKNKEFDEFERHSRIGMVSEEGFMSRVEELRNAGAKYIFLKTGAYRPADLARAVKYASEAKIDLLTVDGAGGGTGMSPWRMMNEWGIPTVYIQSLLVQYLDKLASKGRHIPNIAIAGGFTLEDHLFKGLALGAPYTNIIGMARSPLTAAMVGKNIGESVKAGKIPAEYKTNGEKSLEQIFIAATEVKNMLGDEFDKLPVGAIGVYTYYQRLAQGLRQFMCGARKFNIQSLARTDLVALTKEAAEISGIAYIMDCDQKEVDDILS; from the coding sequence ATGTCTTTTAGTAAGGGAATTAACGCTAGTGCTGCAACAAAAACCAGGTTAAGAACAAAAGATAGCTATTGCCCCTATAGTGGCATGTGTACAAATTGTCTTGACGGCTGTCCTGGCTATTGTGAAATCGGGAAATCCGCTGTGCGCGGTAAAGAGCTTCTATATCCATCACCCTTTGGCAAGATAACATCTGCGTCTGAAAAGGATTATCCTGTAGACTATTCCCACTTTAATATCATGGGAACTGCCATAGGAGCCCATGGGATAGAGGCAGATTCAGATAAGGCAATATTTCCGGCAGTTGATTTGACTACAACTATAGGTAGTACAGACGGCAAAAAATTGAACCTGGATCTTCCCATAGTAGTGGCAGCAATGGGTTCTACAGATGTGGCTGCCAACAACTGGGACCACCTGGCAGCAGGCTGTGCTATCTCTGGAGTGGGTATTGCAATTGGCGAAAACGTTTGTGGCATGGATCCTAATCTGGTTCTAGAAAACGGCAGAGTCAAGCACTCGCCTAATTTGGAAAAAAGGGTAAAGGATTTTCAGAAATGGAGCACCGATAAGGGCTTTATAGCGGTTCAAGCCAATGTTGAGGATACCAGGCTTGGTGTTCAAGAATATGCCCTGGAAAAATTAGGTGTGGAAGCAGTTGAAATCAAGTGGGGACAGGGAGCCAAGGATATTGGTGGAGAGGTCAAGCTCAACAGCCTGGAAAGGGCACTGGAATTATATGCCAGGGGCTATATAGTTCTTCCAAACCCAACTGACCCAACAGTACAAATGGCATTTAAGAACAAGGAATTTGATGAATTTGAAAGGCATTCAAGAATAGGAATGGTTTCCGAAGAAGGTTTCATGTCCAGGGTAGAAGAACTTAGAAATGCCGGGGCAAAGTATATCTTCTTAAAAACAGGCGCTTACAGACCTGCTGACCTTGCCAGGGCTGTAAAGTACGCCTCTGAAGCTAAAATTGACCTGTTAACTGTTGACGGTGCAGGTGGGGGAACAGGAATGAGCCCCTGGAGAATGATGAATGAATGGGGAATTCCCACAGTTTATATACAGAGCTTGTTAGTTCAGTATTTAGATAAGTTAGCTTCCAAGGGCAGACACATTCCTAATATAGCCATAGCAGGAGGCTTTACTTTGGAGGATCATCTTTTTAAAGGTCTAGCCCTGGGTGCTCCCTATACTAACATAATTGGCATGGCACGCTCTCCTTTAACTGCTGCCATGGTTGGAAAAAATATTGGCGAGTCTGTTAAAGCCGGGAAGATACCTGCAGAATATAAAACCAATGGAGAAAAGTCCCTGGAGCAGATTTTTATTGCTGCTACTGAAGTAAAAAATATGCTCGGTGATGAATTTGATAAATTGCCAGTGGGAGCAATAGGGGTGTACACTTATTACCAGAGACTGGCCCAGGGTTTGAGGCAGTTTATGTGCGGGGCAAGAAAGTTTAATATCCAATCCCTTGCCAGAACAGACTTGGTGGCACTTACAAAGGAAGCAGCTGAAATTTCAGGAATAGCTTATATTATGGATTGTGATCAAAAAGAGGTAGATGATATCTTATCCTGA
- a CDS encoding FAD-binding protein — MTVRVIEKNCIACGLCVQACPFEALEVKGNVAVVDPDKCTNCGDCVEICPADALALDEPPREMTRSEVQQVEEHEAAAKSIKKELKEYEGIWVFIEHLHGEAAPVSWELLGEGARLARQINTEVAGVLIGDKVEAAAADAFTYGADKVYMVENPLLKDYVTEPYTKVLVELCKKYKPEIMMFGATSLGRDLAGAVATHLQTGLTADCTELTIDESSRYLLQTRPAFGGNIMATIVCRHRRPQMATVRPRVMCMPKRQEERRGEVIRETIEIRQEEILTRIIEVIEEKGSAVYLDKAEIIVAAGRGIGSRANLRILEELAETLGGTVAASRAAVEAGWLEHTYQIGQTGVTVRPKVYFAIGISGAIQHLVGMQTSDVIVAINNDPDAPIFRFATFGIVGDFARVVPAITREFKKQLG; from the coding sequence ATGACAGTAAGGGTCATTGAGAAGAACTGTATAGCATGTGGATTATGTGTGCAGGCATGTCCCTTTGAGGCCCTGGAGGTTAAAGGGAATGTGGCAGTAGTAGATCCTGATAAATGTACTAACTGTGGTGATTGTGTTGAGATCTGCCCGGCTGACGCCTTGGCGTTGGACGAGCCTCCCAGGGAAATGACCAGGAGTGAAGTACAACAGGTAGAAGAACATGAAGCTGCTGCAAAGTCTATAAAAAAGGAGCTTAAGGAATATGAAGGCATTTGGGTTTTCATTGAGCATCTTCATGGAGAAGCAGCTCCAGTTTCCTGGGAGCTGTTAGGTGAAGGAGCAAGGCTTGCCAGGCAAATAAATACTGAGGTTGCTGGTGTTTTAATTGGGGATAAGGTTGAAGCAGCAGCTGCTGATGCCTTTACATATGGTGCTGATAAGGTCTATATGGTTGAAAACCCCTTGCTCAAGGACTATGTAACAGAGCCCTATACAAAGGTTCTTGTGGAATTGTGTAAAAAATACAAGCCAGAGATCATGATGTTTGGAGCAACCTCATTGGGCAGGGATCTGGCGGGAGCTGTAGCAACTCATCTGCAAACTGGCCTTACTGCAGATTGTACAGAGTTAACAATAGACGAGAGCTCAAGGTATCTGCTGCAGACAAGGCCTGCCTTTGGCGGTAATATCATGGCTACAATTGTTTGTAGGCATCGCCGCCCCCAAATGGCAACGGTAAGGCCAAGGGTCATGTGCATGCCTAAAAGGCAGGAAGAGCGCAGGGGAGAAGTAATTAGAGAAACAATAGAAATAAGACAAGAAGAGATATTAACTAGAATCATAGAAGTCATAGAGGAAAAAGGCTCTGCGGTCTATCTTGATAAGGCGGAGATAATAGTTGCTGCAGGCAGAGGGATTGGCTCCAGGGCAAACCTAAGAATTCTAGAGGAATTAGCAGAAACCCTGGGTGGTACTGTTGCTGCTTCCAGGGCAGCAGTAGAGGCAGGTTGGCTGGAGCACACCTACCAGATTGGGCAAACAGGTGTTACAGTGAGGCCGAAGGTATATTTTGCCATTGGCATCTCTGGAGCAATCCAGCATCTAGTGGGCATGCAAACCTCAGATGTCATTGTAGCCATTAATAATGATCCAGATGCCCCTATATTTAGGTTTGCCACCTTCGGAATTGTGGGGGATTTTGCCAGGGTGGTGCCTGCAATAACAAGGGAATTTAAAAAACAACTTGGTTAG
- a CDS encoding flavodoxin family protein, translating to MANIIGISAGRKNKVTESAVKAILEGTNKPYELISLSGKLIRPCEACNGCIKTNRCVLKDDFQPIVEKLYNVDGLVFGAPTYWNHMNSKAQAFWERLCFSGSHNNVFPLAGKTGVIVSVHGTNEEQRYTLDGLKIYFADARISVAGELLVQGEYACYTCGYGNYCAVGGFIELFPLGTPITKDITPSLTNQSPGICNLPNHKRDLSESARHLGSVFSKVIDITIKQRDNFCS from the coding sequence TTGGCAAATATAATTGGTATTAGTGCAGGCCGTAAAAACAAGGTAACAGAATCTGCTGTAAAGGCTATCCTGGAAGGAACTAATAAACCTTATGAGTTAATATCTTTGTCAGGCAAGTTAATTCGTCCTTGTGAAGCATGTAATGGATGTATAAAAACCAATAGGTGTGTTTTAAAAGATGACTTTCAACCAATTGTCGAAAAGCTTTATAATGTAGATGGGCTAGTTTTTGGAGCTCCAACATACTGGAATCACATGAACTCTAAGGCCCAGGCATTTTGGGAAAGACTCTGTTTTTCTGGAAGCCACAACAATGTATTCCCCCTTGCAGGGAAAACTGGAGTTATAGTATCTGTACATGGTACAAATGAGGAACAGCGTTACACCCTAGATGGGCTAAAAATATACTTTGCTGACGCAAGAATTAGCGTTGCGGGAGAGCTGCTGGTACAGGGAGAATACGCTTGTTATACATGTGGGTATGGAAACTACTGTGCAGTTGGAGGCTTTATAGAGCTTTTCCCTCTGGGGACACCAATCACAAAGGACATTACTCCCTCCTTGACTAATCAAAGCCCAGGCATTTGTAATCTGCCAAACCATAAAAGAGATTTAAGTGAATCAGCCAGGCATTTGGGATCTGTATTTAGCAAGGTTATTGACATTACCATAAAACAGCGGGACAATTTTTGCAGTTAA
- a CDS encoding ferredoxin family protein has translation MKSLEDKLFLNRYQPDKESHLRVINREKCLECERKPCTYICPARVYSWNPKEKIIETAYEGCVECGTCRYGCAHDNIEWKNPRGGFGIMYKYG, from the coding sequence ATGAAGTCACTAGAAGACAAGCTCTTCCTCAATAGATACCAGCCGGATAAGGAAAGCCATTTAAGGGTCATCAACAGGGAAAAGTGCCTGGAATGTGAAAGAAAGCCCTGCACGTATATTTGTCCAGCAAGGGTTTACAGCTGGAACCCTAAAGAGAAGATAATAGAAACTGCCTATGAGGGGTGTGTGGAATGTGGAACCTGTAGATATGGTTGTGCCCACGACAATATTGAATGGAAAAATCCCAGAGGGGGATTTGGCATAATGTATAAATATGGATAA
- a CDS encoding FAD-dependent oxidoreductase produces the protein MTEKFDVIVVGAGPAGISTALLTARAGLNTILIERGDFPGSKNVMGGVLYRHPTEQIVPGFYKAAPLERHIIEQRLWILDKDSAVTLGYKTSRHGSEPYNAFTVLRARFDRWLADKAVEAGALLITETVVEDLIIKNEKVIGVRTGRPQGDVYGNVVVLAEGVNSMLTQKAGLKKDRLKTTELAVAVKEVIALPKEKIEDRFNLEQGQGVTIELVGESTRGMVGTGFIYTNTDSISVGVGALLSQVVRREVNPNDLLEHLKNHPLVKPLLVGGETKEYLGHMIPEGGYHSIPKLYGSGLLVVGDAAGFVNGIHREGSNMAMLSGKMAAETIIDAHNVGEFDERALSHYEKKLEESFILKDLRKYQNASGFFETHDYFFSIYPQLVNDAAHEFTTIDSIPKKEKQNKIIRDITSRRSKIQLIKDMYRGWRVLG, from the coding sequence GTGACAGAGAAATTTGATGTAATTGTGGTGGGAGCAGGGCCGGCAGGCATTTCAACTGCCTTACTCACCGCAAGGGCCGGACTTAATACCATCTTAATAGAAAGGGGTGACTTCCCAGGGTCAAAAAATGTTATGGGAGGAGTTTTATACAGACATCCCACTGAACAAATAGTTCCTGGGTTTTATAAAGCTGCTCCCCTGGAGAGACATATTATAGAACAAAGATTATGGATATTAGATAAGGACTCTGCAGTTACTTTGGGGTACAAAACCAGCAGGCATGGATCTGAACCCTATAATGCATTTACCGTATTAAGGGCTAGATTTGACAGGTGGCTTGCAGATAAGGCTGTAGAAGCAGGAGCTTTGTTAATAACAGAAACAGTGGTAGAAGATTTGATAATAAAAAATGAAAAAGTAATTGGCGTGAGAACTGGCCGACCTCAAGGGGATGTTTATGGAAATGTAGTTGTCCTGGCTGAAGGCGTTAATTCCATGCTAACCCAAAAGGCAGGTCTGAAGAAGGACAGGCTAAAGACAACAGAGCTGGCAGTGGCAGTTAAAGAAGTCATTGCCTTGCCTAAAGAAAAAATAGAAGACAGGTTTAACCTGGAACAGGGACAAGGTGTAACTATTGAACTGGTGGGTGAATCAACCAGGGGAATGGTGGGAACAGGCTTTATTTATACAAATACTGATTCAATATCTGTAGGTGTAGGTGCCCTGCTTTCCCAGGTGGTAAGGAGGGAAGTAAACCCTAATGACCTTCTGGAGCATTTAAAGAATCATCCATTGGTCAAGCCGCTGCTGGTAGGTGGAGAAACAAAAGAATATCTGGGCCATATGATACCAGAGGGTGGATACCATAGTATACCAAAATTGTATGGAAGTGGCCTGCTAGTTGTTGGTGATGCAGCTGGATTTGTAAATGGAATCCACAGGGAGGGCTCCAATATGGCCATGCTGTCTGGGAAAATGGCTGCAGAAACAATTATTGATGCTCATAATGTAGGGGAGTTCGATGAAAGGGCCTTATCCCACTACGAAAAAAAACTTGAGGAAAGTTTTATATTAAAGGATTTACGAAAATATCAAAATGCCTCGGGCTTTTTTGAAACACATGACTATTTTTTCTCCATATATCCTCAATTGGTTAATGATGCAGCCCATGAATTCACAACAATCGATAGCATTCCTAAAAAAGAAAAACAAAACAAAATCATTAGAGATATTACGTCCAGAAGGTCAAAAATTCAGCTTATAAAAGACATGTATAGAGGATGGAGGGTTTTAGGATGA
- a CDS encoding electron transfer flavoprotein subunit beta/FixA family protein, protein MHVIVCVKQVPDTTEVRVDPETNTLIREGVPSIINPYDAHAVEAAVSLKEEYGGKVTVISMGPPQAEEVMRRSIAIGADEGILLSDRNFAGSDTLATSYILAKGIKRLAEREPVDLILCGKQAIDGDTAQVGPGIAVRLNIPQLTYVMKIESVDIENREIIVHRKLEDKRVRAACKLPVLLTVVKDINEIRYASLPNLIKSARYKPNIWSQKELELDIQQIGLKGSPTSVSKIFAPPQRGKGEIIPGGQDSPDEAAGLLVQKLLITKIIANK, encoded by the coding sequence ATGCATGTTATAGTTTGTGTAAAGCAGGTGCCTGACACAACAGAGGTTAGAGTTGATCCAGAAACAAACACCTTAATAAGAGAAGGGGTACCCTCCATAATTAATCCCTATGATGCTCATGCTGTGGAGGCTGCCGTATCCTTGAAGGAAGAGTATGGAGGAAAGGTTACTGTGATTTCAATGGGCCCACCTCAAGCAGAAGAAGTTATGAGGCGCAGCATAGCTATTGGAGCAGATGAAGGAATTTTATTAAGTGACAGAAACTTTGCTGGATCTGATACATTAGCTACCAGCTATATTCTAGCTAAGGGAATAAAGCGGCTTGCAGAAAGGGAACCTGTAGATTTGATTCTATGCGGCAAACAGGCTATAGATGGAGATACGGCCCAGGTGGGACCGGGAATAGCTGTTCGTCTTAATATTCCCCAACTAACCTATGTTATGAAGATAGAAAGTGTTGATATAGAAAACAGGGAGATTATAGTGCATCGGAAGCTAGAGGACAAAAGGGTTCGTGCAGCATGTAAACTTCCGGTATTGCTAACAGTTGTTAAAGATATAAATGAAATTAGATATGCAAGCCTGCCAAATTTAATTAAATCTGCCAGGTATAAACCTAACATTTGGTCCCAAAAAGAGCTGGAGCTTGATATACAACAAATAGGCCTTAAGGGATCCCCTACCTCTGTAAGTAAAATTTTTGCTCCACCTCAAAGGGGAAAAGGGGAAATTATTCCTGGAGGGCAGGATAGCCCTGATGAAGCAGCAGGTCTCCTGGTGCAAAAATTATTAATAACCAAAATAATAGCTAATAAATAG
- a CDS encoding aspartyl-phosphate phosphatase Spo0E family protein, which produces MGDLKVELEIKKKELKSLVEKKQNLLDKEVYKKSCELDKLVVKVMRGY; this is translated from the coding sequence GTGGGAGATTTAAAGGTTGAGCTGGAAATCAAAAAGAAAGAATTAAAATCATTAGTTGAAAAGAAGCAGAACCTTTTGGATAAGGAAGTTTACAAAAAAAGCTGTGAACTGGACAAGCTAGTAGTAAAGGTTATGCGTGGGTACTAA